The proteins below come from a single Gemmatimonadaceae bacterium genomic window:
- a CDS encoding PD40 domain-containing protein, whose product MTRRISALLAALAIAGSAHAQGPAPAATTLPLKAARTHSFTTTTGTWISLDVSPDGQTIVFDLLGDLYTLPITGGTATRLTSGIAYDAQPRFSPDGKRVVFTSDRSGGDNVWIMSLDGRDTTQITKGNNAEYVSPEWTPDGKYVVASRSGSQFGTGKFWMYHVDGGNGVPLGTTTGPLKYLGAAFGSDPRYIWYAVRSGDWTYNSLGAQFQLGVYDRETGKTAQMSTRQASAFRPALSPDGKWLVYAARHEIRTGLRLRNLETQDEEWLAYPVQRDDIESRAPLDAYPGYSFTPDSRAIVVTYGGEIWRVPIDRSAPAKIPFTAQVDLALGPEVKFTYRVDTAANLTAKQVRDIALSPDGRQLAFSALDRVYVMDWPAGTPRRVSTGGDVGEFGPAWSPDGRSLAWTTWHDQRGGDVVRADWDAARRTWSTRTLTTARGLYADLAWSPSGSRIVATRAAAREVIEAGAAFWGPAAADLVWVPATGGPATRIMPSGGIGNAHFTTDSTRIFAYSGQDGLVSFRWDGTDLRSHLKVTGPLPPGAGGQLTLDGQMVQNMSRITLGGRAARAGFGDGAPTHLEDPTEPAPPQPPPAALVMMAPRGDQALALVGMDMYTITVPQAGATPPTVSVAMPANAAVPVRKLNEIGGEFPTWSSDGRRVHWALGNAVWSYDLDRARVVDDSLKADARAKAAQRPDSSRRDSTARADSARKETPGYKPAEQRIIVTAARDVPRGVAVLRGARAVTMKGNEIIENADIVVRDNRIVAIGARGTVQIPAGAREVNVTGKTIIPGFVDTHYHPQWLTPQIHNTQTWQYLTTLAYGTTTTRDPQTSVTDFLTYGDRVETGDMVGPRIYTTGPGVFLGDMIRDSTHAEQVLRKYADYYRTHTLKMYMTGNRQQRQWVIMAARKLGIMPTTEGGLDHKLDITHGIDGYPGIEHTLPITPKYNDVFEWYRGTQVTNSPTLIVAYGGPFGENYWYTNENLVEDRKLRYFTHPVDFAAKIRRRGTGAGGSPGPGGWFLREEYSFWQHAQDVAKAVQAGGRIGAGSHGQLQGLGMHWEIWMLQSGGLSTHETLRIATIRGAEALGLNTDLGSLEVGKMADLLVLDRDPLADIRNTNSISKVMLNGRLYDASTLDEEWPRQRKLPPMPWGDVAPITGAGIR is encoded by the coding sequence ATGACGCGACGCATTTCCGCGCTCCTCGCGGCGCTGGCCATCGCCGGCTCCGCCCACGCACAGGGGCCGGCCCCCGCGGCCACCACGCTGCCCCTCAAGGCCGCCCGCACGCACAGCTTTACCACCACGACGGGCACCTGGATCTCCCTCGACGTCTCTCCCGACGGGCAGACCATCGTCTTCGACCTGCTGGGCGACCTCTACACGCTGCCGATAACCGGAGGTACAGCCACGCGCCTGACGAGTGGCATCGCCTACGACGCGCAGCCGCGGTTCTCCCCCGACGGCAAGCGAGTCGTGTTCACCTCGGATCGATCCGGCGGTGACAACGTCTGGATCATGTCGCTCGACGGGCGGGACACGACGCAGATCACGAAGGGCAACAACGCCGAGTACGTCTCGCCGGAATGGACGCCGGACGGCAAGTATGTCGTGGCCTCCCGCTCGGGCTCCCAGTTCGGGACGGGCAAGTTCTGGATGTACCACGTCGACGGCGGCAACGGTGTCCCGTTAGGCACCACGACCGGCCCGCTCAAGTACCTCGGCGCCGCCTTTGGCAGCGACCCGCGCTATATCTGGTACGCGGTCCGCTCCGGAGACTGGACCTACAACTCGCTTGGCGCGCAGTTCCAGCTCGGCGTCTATGACCGCGAGACCGGAAAGACCGCACAGATGTCCACGCGCCAGGCCTCCGCGTTCCGCCCCGCGCTCTCACCGGACGGCAAGTGGCTCGTGTATGCCGCGCGTCACGAGATCCGCACCGGACTTCGGCTCCGCAATCTGGAGACGCAGGACGAGGAGTGGCTCGCGTACCCGGTGCAGCGCGATGACATCGAGTCGCGCGCGCCACTCGACGCGTACCCCGGTTACTCGTTCACGCCCGACTCGCGTGCGATCGTCGTAACCTACGGCGGAGAAATCTGGCGCGTGCCGATCGACCGATCGGCGCCCGCGAAGATTCCGTTCACGGCGCAGGTCGATCTGGCGTTGGGCCCCGAGGTGAAGTTCACGTATCGGGTGGACACGGCGGCGAACCTCACCGCGAAGCAGGTGCGCGACATCGCGCTCTCGCCCGATGGACGGCAGCTCGCATTCTCGGCGCTCGACCGCGTGTACGTGATGGACTGGCCGGCCGGAACCCCGCGCCGCGTCTCGACGGGTGGCGACGTTGGTGAGTTTGGGCCGGCGTGGTCGCCCGATGGTCGCTCGCTGGCGTGGACGACGTGGCATGATCAGCGCGGCGGCGACGTCGTGCGTGCGGACTGGGATGCAGCGCGTCGCACCTGGTCGACGCGAACGCTGACCACCGCGCGCGGACTCTACGCCGACCTGGCATGGTCGCCCAGCGGCTCGCGCATCGTGGCGACGCGGGCCGCGGCGCGCGAGGTCATCGAGGCGGGCGCCGCGTTCTGGGGTCCGGCCGCGGCCGACCTGGTCTGGGTCCCGGCCACCGGTGGTCCCGCCACGCGGATCATGCCGTCGGGCGGCATCGGCAATGCGCACTTCACCACGGATTCGACGCGCATCTTTGCCTACAGTGGGCAGGACGGACTCGTCTCCTTCCGCTGGGACGGCACCGACCTCCGGTCGCACCTCAAGGTGACCGGGCCGTTGCCGCCGGGCGCTGGTGGGCAGCTCACGCTCGATGGACAAATGGTGCAGAACATGTCGCGCATCACGCTCGGCGGTCGCGCCGCACGCGCCGGATTCGGCGACGGCGCGCCCACGCACCTCGAGGATCCCACCGAGCCCGCGCCGCCGCAGCCACCGCCCGCCGCACTCGTCATGATGGCGCCGCGCGGTGACCAGGCCCTCGCGCTCGTCGGCATGGACATGTACACAATCACCGTCCCGCAGGCCGGCGCCACGCCGCCTACGGTCTCCGTGGCGATGCCGGCAAACGCTGCCGTGCCGGTGCGCAAGCTCAACGAGATCGGCGGCGAGTTCCCCACATGGAGCAGTGACGGGCGTCGCGTCCACTGGGCACTCGGCAATGCCGTCTGGAGCTACGACCTCGATCGTGCCAGAGTCGTCGATGACTCGCTCAAGGCGGATGCGCGCGCCAAGGCGGCACAGCGCCCCGACTCATCGCGTCGCGACTCGACGGCGCGCGCCGACAGTGCGCGCAAGGAGACGCCCGGGTACAAGCCGGCGGAACAACGCATCATCGTGACCGCGGCACGCGACGTCCCGCGCGGTGTCGCCGTGCTGCGTGGCGCGCGCGCCGTGACCATGAAGGGCAACGAGATCATCGAGAACGCGGACATCGTGGTACGCGACAACCGCATCGTTGCCATCGGCGCCCGCGGAACCGTGCAGATACCGGCCGGGGCCCGTGAGGTGAACGTGACCGGCAAGACGATCATCCCCGGTTTCGTGGACACGCACTACCACCCGCAGTGGCTCACGCCCCAGATCCACAACACGCAGACCTGGCAGTACCTCACGACGCTGGCCTACGGCACGACCACCACGCGCGATCCGCAGACGTCAGTGACCGACTTCCTGACATACGGCGATCGCGTGGAGACGGGTGACATGGTCGGCCCGCGCATCTATACGACAGGGCCCGGCGTATTCCTCGGGGACATGATCCGCGACTCGACGCACGCCGAGCAGGTGCTGCGCAAGTACGCCGACTATTACCGAACCCACACGCTCAAGATGTACATGACGGGCAACCGGCAGCAGCGGCAATGGGTGATCATGGCCGCCCGCAAGCTTGGCATCATGCCCACGACCGAAGGTGGCCTGGACCACAAGCTCGACATCACGCACGGTATCGACGGCTACCCCGGCATCGAGCACACGCTCCCGATCACGCCCAAGTACAACGACGTGTTCGAGTGGTATCGCGGCACACAGGTGACCAACTCGCCGACGCTCATCGTCGCGTACGGCGGACCGTTCGGCGAGAACTACTGGTACACCAACGAGAACCTCGTCGAGGACCGCAAGCTCAGGTACTTCACCCACCCGGTGGACTTTGCCGCCAAGATTCGGCGCCGCGGTACGGGAGCGGGCGGCAGCCCGGGCCCCGGCGGCTGGTTCCTCAGGGAGGAGTATTCCTTCTGGCAGCACGCGCAGGACGTGGCAAAGGCGGTGCAGGCCGGTGGGCGGATCGGCGCCGGGTCGCACGGGCAGCTGCAGGGACTCGGCATGCACTGGGAGATCTGGATGCTGCAGAGCGGTGGTCTCTCCACGCACGAGACCCTGCGGATCGCGACGATTCGCGGAGCGGAAGCGCTTGGACTGAACACCGACCTCGGCTCGCTCGAAGTCGGCAAGATGGCCGACCTGCTCGTGCTCGATCGCGATCCGCTTGCCGACATTCGCAACACCAATTCGATCAGCAAAGTCATGCTGAACGGGCGGCTCTACGACGCAAGCACACTCGACGAGGAGTGGCCGCGCCAGCGCAAGTTGCCACCGATGCCGTGGGGTGACGTGGCGCCGATCACCGGCGCCGGCATTCGGTGA
- a CDS encoding damage-inducible protein DinB, translating into MSPPTVVDTVRLMLAHAAWANARALAALRETPGSDPTALVQMAHVLAAEHTWLSRLQGTAPSVAVWPTITLDACDALATANAAAFAALLDDGERALQRDVTYTNSAGRTFTSRALDILLHVALHGSYHRGTTAFVTRSSGGTPVATDFIAWIRDTGRVGRPDAERTRAG; encoded by the coding sequence ATGTCCCCCCCGACAGTCGTCGACACCGTGCGCCTCATGTTGGCGCACGCCGCGTGGGCCAACGCCCGCGCGCTCGCCGCGCTCCGCGAGACGCCAGGCAGCGACCCGACCGCGCTCGTGCAGATGGCCCATGTGCTCGCCGCTGAGCACACATGGCTCTCGCGGCTGCAGGGCACGGCACCGAGCGTCGCCGTGTGGCCGACCATCACGCTCGACGCCTGTGACGCCCTGGCGACGGCGAATGCCGCAGCGTTCGCCGCGCTGCTCGACGACGGCGAGCGCGCGCTGCAGCGCGACGTTACCTACACGAATAGTGCCGGCCGCACGTTCACCAGCCGCGCGCTCGACATCCTCCTGCACGTCGCGCTGCACGGCAGCTACCATCGCGGGACCACGGCCTTCGTCACGCGATCGAGCGGTGGTACGCCCGTGGCCACGGACTTCATCGCCTGGATCCGCGACACCGGGCGCGTCGGACGTCCCGATGCGGAGCGAACCCGTGCCGGCTGA